A part of Deltaproteobacteria bacterium genomic DNA contains:
- a CDS encoding isovaleryl-CoA dehydrogenase encodes MDFRLTAAEERFRSEVHAWLVANLPEGWGTPGFRKPEDAAEKVRFARWWQRRLHEGGWAGLHWPGEYGGRGASPIEQLLFAEEYTRVGAPSMIDIGVGPALVGPTLIHHGTEQQKQRFLPKILTGEEMWCQGFSEPNAGSDLAAVRTRAELRGDAFHVSGQKIWTSYARFAEWCILVTRTDFQAPKHKGITFLLVDMTSPGITIRPLVEMTGVAWFNEVFFDDVRVPRENVVGEVNGGWTIVITTLAHERSGSAPHARLQGEMRDVLDLARRVVRDGRPAAADPRFRQRLAQSFIETEILRGLAYKNVSELMRNGQPGPEGSCLKLVWSELDQRMKDLALELQGPYGALERGAPRAIDAGRWEHEYLWSRAASIYAGTSEVQRNIIAQRVLGLPRA; translated from the coding sequence ATGGACTTCAGACTCACCGCAGCCGAGGAGCGCTTCCGTAGCGAGGTGCACGCCTGGCTCGTCGCCAACCTCCCTGAGGGCTGGGGCACGCCCGGCTTCCGCAAGCCCGAGGACGCGGCGGAGAAGGTCCGCTTCGCGCGCTGGTGGCAGCGCCGCCTGCATGAGGGCGGCTGGGCGGGCCTGCACTGGCCGGGCGAGTACGGGGGCCGCGGCGCGTCGCCGATCGAGCAGCTCCTCTTCGCCGAGGAGTACACGCGGGTCGGCGCGCCGAGCATGATCGACATCGGCGTCGGGCCGGCGCTCGTCGGCCCGACCCTCATCCACCACGGCACCGAGCAGCAGAAGCAGCGCTTTCTCCCGAAGATCCTGACCGGCGAGGAGATGTGGTGCCAGGGCTTCTCGGAGCCGAACGCCGGCTCCGACCTGGCCGCCGTGCGCACCCGCGCCGAGCTCCGCGGCGATGCGTTCCACGTGAGCGGCCAGAAGATCTGGACGAGCTACGCGCGCTTCGCCGAGTGGTGCATCCTGGTCACGCGCACGGACTTCCAGGCGCCGAAGCACAAGGGGATCACGTTCCTCCTGGTCGACATGACGAGCCCGGGCATCACCATTCGGCCGCTCGTCGAGATGACGGGCGTGGCCTGGTTCAACGAGGTCTTCTTCGACGACGTCCGCGTCCCGCGGGAGAACGTGGTCGGCGAGGTGAACGGGGGATGGACGATCGTCATCACGACGCTCGCCCACGAGCGGAGCGGCTCGGCCCCACACGCGCGGCTCCAGGGCGAGATGCGCGACGTGCTCGACCTGGCCCGGCGCGTCGTCCGCGACGGGCGGCCGGCGGCCGCCGATCCCCGCTTCCGCCAGCGCCTGGCGCAGAGCTTCATCGAGACCGAGATCCTGCGCGGGCTGGCGTACAAGAACGTGAGCGAGCTCATGCGCAACGGCCAGCCCGGCCCGGAAGGCTCGTGTCTCAAGCTCGTGTGGAGCGAGCTCGACCAGCGGATGAAGGACCTCGCGCTCGAGCTCCAGGGCCCCTACGGTGCGCTCGAGCGCGGCGCGCCGCGTGCGATCGACGCCGGTCGATGGGAGCACGAGTACCTCTGGTCGCGCGCGGCCAGCATCTACGCCGGCACCTCCGAGGTGCAGCGCAACATCATCGCCCAGCGTGTGCTCGGGCTGCCGCGCGCATGA